In Abyssisolibacter fermentans, a single genomic region encodes these proteins:
- the accB gene encoding acetyl-CoA carboxylase biotin carboxyl carrier protein: MQIDKIKEIISLVNETDINVLELETDGIKLKLQKSITENNIDKIKLATASESDSNEKTEEKIAVVENENIKYTEVKSPIVGTFYSAPNQDSQPFVKVGDRVKKGDILCIIEAMKVMNEIEAEVDGEIVQILVENESMVEYGQVLIKIK, from the coding sequence GTGCAAATTGATAAAATTAAAGAGATTATAAGCCTAGTTAACGAGACAGATATTAATGTTTTAGAACTAGAAACAGATGGCATTAAATTAAAGCTACAAAAGAGCATTACAGAAAATAACATAGATAAAATAAAGCTAGCTACAGCAAGTGAATCTGATTCTAATGAAAAGACAGAAGAGAAAATAGCTGTTGTAGAAAATGAAAATATAAAATATACAGAGGTAAAATCACCAATAGTTGGTACATTTTATTCTGCACCAAACCAAGACTCACAGCCTTTTGTCAAAGTTGGAGATAGAGTCAAAAAAGGAGATATTCTGTGTATTATTGAAGCAATGAAGGTAATGAATGAAATTGAAGCAGAAGTAGATGGTGAAATTGTCCAGATACTTGTAGAAAACGAATCAATGGTAGAGTATGGTCAAGTGTTAATTAAGATAAAATAA